One region of Rhodospirillaceae bacterium genomic DNA includes:
- the lipB gene encoding lipoyl(octanoyl) transferase LipB produces MTWRISDERIPYPEAVDFMEQRVAEIRAGTASEMIWLLEHPPLYTAGTSAKPGDLLAPNRFPVYQSGRGGQFTYHGPGQRVAYAMLNVKKRGGDVRHFVHDLEEWVIRTLDRFNVRAERREGRVGIWVADGGREDKIGAIGIRLRHWISFHGISINVDPELSHFEGIVPCGISESATSPYGVTSLAKLGQMVTMPELDMALKAAFAEVFGPSA; encoded by the coding sequence TTGACGTGGCGGATCAGCGATGAGCGCATTCCTTACCCGGAAGCGGTCGATTTCATGGAGCAAAGGGTCGCCGAGATTCGCGCCGGGACGGCGTCGGAAATGATCTGGCTGCTGGAACATCCCCCGCTTTACACCGCCGGCACCAGCGCCAAGCCGGGAGATCTCCTGGCCCCGAACCGCTTCCCTGTCTATCAGAGCGGCCGCGGCGGGCAGTTCACCTATCATGGACCCGGTCAGCGTGTGGCCTACGCCATGTTGAACGTGAAGAAGCGCGGCGGTGACGTCCGGCATTTCGTGCACGATCTGGAGGAATGGGTGATTCGCACCCTCGACCGCTTTAATGTGCGGGCCGAGCGGCGCGAGGGGCGGGTCGGCATCTGGGTGGCCGACGGGGGCCGCGAAGACAAGATCGGCGCCATCGGCATCCGCCTGCGGCATTGGATCAGCTTTCATGGCATTTCCATCAATGTCGACCCGGAGCTGTCGCACTTCGAGGGGATCGTGCCCTGCGGCATCAGCGAAAGTGCGACGAGCCCCTACGGCGTGACATCGCTGGCGAAGCTCGGGCAGATGGTGACCATGCCGGAACTCGATATGGCGCTGAAGGCGGCCTTTGCCGAGGTGTTTGGGCCGAGCGCGTAG
- a CDS encoding SDR family oxidoreductase: MDLGLSGKRALVLGASQGLGAASAAALAAEGVETVLLARSSEKLSVQVKDIIAKGGKASALVADLGRQADLTSIMEDPRGYDILVLNSPPPPPVKAGAGDRKTWASQFDAMFLNQIDLAAHLVKGMAARGWGRIISIASTSVQEPIPGLVYSNALRAGLNGWLKSLSDEVAGQGVTVNTVAPGAFATERTHSLDAAAAQRAGRALAEVAAEGAAGIPVGRYGDPTEFGAMVAFLAGQQSAYTTGAFFRLDGGASRGGN, from the coding sequence CCGCTGCCGCCCTGGCTGCCGAAGGTGTCGAGACCGTGTTGCTCGCGCGCAGTAGCGAGAAGCTGAGCGTCCAGGTTAAAGACATCATCGCGAAAGGCGGAAAAGCCTCGGCGCTGGTTGCCGATCTCGGTCGCCAGGCCGACCTCACCTCGATCATGGAAGATCCGCGCGGCTACGATATCCTGGTGCTGAACTCGCCCCCACCGCCCCCGGTCAAGGCAGGTGCCGGCGATCGCAAGACCTGGGCCAGCCAGTTCGATGCAATGTTCCTCAACCAGATCGACCTTGCCGCCCATCTCGTCAAGGGCATGGCCGCGCGCGGCTGGGGCCGCATCATCTCGATCGCCTCCACAAGTGTGCAGGAGCCGATCCCGGGCCTCGTCTATTCCAATGCCTTGCGCGCAGGCCTCAATGGCTGGCTGAAATCACTCTCCGATGAAGTGGCGGGGCAGGGCGTCACCGTCAACACGGTGGCGCCCGGCGCCTTTGCGACGGAGCGCACGCATTCCCTGGATGCCGCGGCGGCGCAGCGCGCGGGCCGTGCATTGGCTGAGGTGGCGGCAGAAGGAGCCGCCGGCATTCCGGTCGGGCGCTATGGCGATCCAACCGAATTCGGAGCTATGGTCGCCTTCCTCGCCGGGCAGCAATCCGCTTACACCACCGGCGCCTTCTTCCGCCTCGATGGTGGAGCCAGCCGCGGCGGGAACTAA